One Phreatobacter oligotrophus genomic region harbors:
- a CDS encoding putative bifunctional diguanylate cyclase/phosphodiesterase — protein sequence MVRPAPSVETTERRIAADAVATADLAGRVRAAQIHAVTRFAPLTMLANLINAGVVLWVVTGDTHIGLVGGWAAAVVLMVAATTLGWLRTRGRQPRSTASPRAIRHATVHAALLAMLWAAVPLLWFGRLPIEDQLVIACLMTGMICAGGFALSTVAPAAHVYVGILTLGSVLGLLQSDNSFVGALVALIVAYSLIVVQSVSGYSRLFAERFVAEARLKDRGEIIELLLNDFEENASDWLFETGPDFAITSHSPRFAVAAGLAGQSLVGRRIADLLAPEGREALAQRLAAAEPFRDMEVRVETPDGPRWWSLTAKPVLADDGRPGSWRGVGSDVSDRRLAGDKVAWMARTDLLTGLPNRTHFRDLAAAKLAQARAEDSGFAIGFLDLDHFKSINDTLGHPVGDALLTAVSHDLSQLAGPDVVFGRVGGDEFGLIVTRFSDRQAVFALADAVIAAVSRSRSIDGARLTVGTSVGLAFGTTETIDDLIRNADLALYRAKDQGRGKSMVFDDAMHREAEERRRLQEDLRTALDDGELRLVYQPIVDLDHGGVIAFEALMRWQHPERGLLSPGLFIPIAEESGLIDAIGGWALRQACRDAADWPRHLGVAVNLSPAQFGQAGVLAHVTHALAESHLAPHRLELEITEALFMARHGNNERFLNDLHALGVRLALDDFGTGFSSLGYLTRFPIQKLKIDRSFVHGRADDDGRRAVVEAIVGIAHSLGLVTTAEGIETAEDLAWVTALGCSQGQGYHVAEPMPAAAIPAFLADFQPASRVACPAL from the coding sequence ATGGTGAGGCCGGCCCCCAGCGTTGAGACGACCGAGCGACGGATCGCCGCGGACGCGGTTGCGACCGCCGATCTCGCCGGCCGCGTCCGGGCCGCGCAGATCCACGCCGTCACGCGCTTCGCGCCGCTCACCATGCTCGCCAACCTCATCAATGCAGGCGTGGTGCTGTGGGTCGTCACCGGCGACACGCATATTGGCCTTGTCGGCGGCTGGGCGGCTGCGGTGGTGCTCATGGTAGCCGCCACCACCCTCGGCTGGCTGCGCACGAGGGGCCGGCAACCCCGCTCGACCGCCTCGCCGCGCGCCATCCGCCACGCCACCGTCCATGCCGCGCTGCTGGCCATGCTCTGGGCGGCGGTGCCGCTCCTGTGGTTTGGCCGCCTGCCCATCGAGGACCAGCTGGTCATCGCCTGCCTGATGACCGGCATGATCTGCGCCGGCGGGTTTGCGCTGTCGACGGTGGCGCCCGCCGCCCATGTCTATGTCGGCATCCTCACCCTCGGCTCGGTGCTCGGCCTCCTCCAATCCGACAACAGCTTCGTCGGCGCGCTGGTGGCGCTGATCGTCGCCTATTCCCTCATCGTCGTTCAGAGCGTGTCGGGCTATTCGCGGCTCTTCGCCGAACGCTTCGTCGCCGAGGCGCGGCTCAAGGATCGCGGCGAGATCATCGAGCTCCTGCTCAACGATTTCGAGGAAAACGCCTCCGACTGGCTGTTCGAAACCGGTCCTGACTTCGCCATCACCAGCCATTCGCCGCGTTTCGCCGTGGCCGCGGGCCTTGCCGGGCAGTCCCTTGTCGGCCGCCGCATCGCGGATCTGCTGGCGCCCGAGGGCCGGGAGGCGCTGGCGCAGCGCCTGGCCGCCGCCGAGCCCTTCCGCGACATGGAGGTGCGGGTCGAGACGCCGGATGGTCCGCGCTGGTGGTCCCTGACGGCCAAGCCGGTGCTCGCCGATGACGGCCGGCCGGGGTCCTGGCGCGGCGTCGGGTCCGATGTCTCGGACCGGCGGCTCGCCGGCGACAAGGTCGCGTGGATGGCCAGGACCGATCTGCTCACCGGCCTGCCGAACCGCACCCATTTCCGCGATCTCGCCGCCGCCAAGCTCGCCCAGGCGCGTGCCGAGGACAGCGGCTTCGCCATCGGCTTCCTCGACCTCGACCATTTCAAGAGCATCAACGACACGCTGGGCCACCCCGTCGGCGACGCCCTGCTCACCGCCGTCTCCCACGACCTGTCGCAACTGGCCGGGCCCGACGTGGTCTTCGGCCGTGTCGGCGGCGACGAGTTCGGCCTGATCGTCACCCGCTTTTCCGACCGGCAGGCGGTCTTCGCCCTCGCCGACGCGGTCATCGCCGCAGTCAGCCGGTCGCGCTCCATCGATGGGGCGCGGCTGACGGTCGGCACCAGCGTCGGCCTGGCCTTCGGCACGACGGAGACGATCGACGACCTCATCCGCAACGCCGATCTTGCCCTCTATCGCGCCAAGGACCAGGGGCGCGGCAAGTCGATGGTCTTCGACGATGCGATGCATCGGGAGGCCGAGGAGCGCCGCCGCCTGCAGGAAGACCTGCGCACGGCGTTGGACGATGGCGAATTGCGCCTCGTCTACCAGCCGATCGTCGATCTCGACCATGGCGGGGTGATCGCCTTCGAGGCGCTGATGCGCTGGCAGCATCCCGAGCGCGGCCTGCTGTCGCCGGGCCTGTTCATTCCCATCGCGGAGGAGAGCGGCCTCATCGACGCCATCGGCGGATGGGCGCTGCGGCAGGCCTGTCGCGACGCCGCGGACTGGCCGCGCCATCTCGGCGTCGCCGTCAACCTGTCACCGGCCCAGTTCGGCCAGGCGGGGGTGCTCGCCCATGTGACCCATGCCCTGGCGGAGAGCCATCTCGCCCCCCATCGGCTGGAACTGGAGATCACCGAGGCGCTGTTCATGGCGCGGCATGGCAATAACGAGCGTTTCCTGAACGACCTTCACGCCCTCGGCGTGCGGCTGGCCCTCGATGATTTCGGCACGGGCTTCTCCTCGCTCGGCTATCTCACGCGCTTCCCGATCCAGAAGCTGAAGATCGACCGGTCCTTCGTCCACGGCCGGGCGGACGATGATGGTCGCCGCGCCGTGGTCGAGGCCATTGTCGGCATTGCCCATAGCCTCGGCCTCGTCACGACGGCCGAGGGGATCGAAACGGCGGAAGACCTCGCCTGGGTCACCGCGCTCGGCTGCAGCCAGGGCCAGGGCTACCATGTCGCCGAGCCGATGCCCGCCGCAGCCATCCCGGCCTTCCTCGCCGATTTCCAGCCTGCCTCCCGGGTGGCCTGCCCGGCCCTCTGA
- a CDS encoding MarR family winged helix-turn-helix transcriptional regulator produces the protein MTSPTIPSAETAPPAAGGLPDPATLQRIGRSCICYQTRMTAHAVTRAYNRALAPLGLEVTQFNILICLAGASSNSVTALSEALALDRTTMTRNLKRLEQAGLVGMTSGQGRAVRPALTEAGGALLAAAVPLWEAAHGRMEAAVGEEVWTRTREGLRAIRRSVKTCPL, from the coding sequence ATGACGTCACCGACCATCCCCTCGGCCGAAACGGCGCCGCCCGCCGCCGGCGGGCTGCCCGATCCCGCGACCCTGCAGCGCATCGGTCGCTCCTGCATCTGCTACCAGACGCGGATGACGGCCCATGCGGTGACGCGCGCCTATAACCGGGCGCTCGCGCCGCTCGGGCTCGAGGTGACGCAGTTCAACATCCTCATCTGCCTTGCGGGGGCCAGCAGCAACTCGGTCACCGCGCTGTCCGAGGCTCTCGCCCTCGACCGCACCACGATGACGCGCAACCTCAAGCGCCTCGAACAGGCCGGCCTCGTCGGCATGACCTCCGGCCAGGGCCGCGCCGTCCGTCCGGCCCTGACCGAGGCGGGCGGGGCGCTGCTCGCCGCCGCGGTCCCGCTGTGGGAGGCCGCCCATGGGCGGATGGAGGCGGCCGTCGGCGAGGAGGTCTGGACCCGGACCCGCGAGGGCCTCCGTGCCATCCGCCGCAGCGTTAAGACCTGCCCGCTCTGA
- the groES gene encoding co-chaperone GroES → MKFRPLHDRVVVRRLESEEKTKGGIIIPDTAKEKPQEGEILAVGPGGRDEAGKLVPLDVKKGDKVLFGKWSGTEVKIDGVDLLIMKESDIMGVIGK, encoded by the coding sequence ATGAAGTTCCGTCCGCTGCACGACCGCGTGGTCGTCCGTCGCCTCGAGAGCGAAGAGAAGACCAAGGGTGGCATCATCATCCCGGACACCGCCAAGGAGAAGCCGCAGGAGGGTGAAATCCTGGCGGTTGGCCCGGGCGGCCGCGACGAGGCCGGCAAGCTCGTCCCGCTCGACGTGAAGAAGGGCGACAAGGTGCTGTTCGGCAAGTGGTCCGGCACCGAGGTCAAGATCGACGGTGTCGACCTCCTCATCATGAAGGAGAGCGACATCATGGGCGTGATCGGCAAGTAA
- the groL gene encoding chaperonin GroEL (60 kDa chaperone family; promotes refolding of misfolded polypeptides especially under stressful conditions; forms two stacked rings of heptamers to form a barrel-shaped 14mer; ends can be capped by GroES; misfolded proteins enter the barrel where they are refolded when GroES binds) — translation MAAKDVKFGQDAREKMLRGVDILAEAVKVTLGPKGRNVVIEKSFGAPRITKDGVTVAKEIELADKFENMGAQMVREVASKTNDLGGDGTTTATVLAQAIVKEGAKFVAAGMNPMDLKRGVDIAVLEVVKALEKSAKKVKSSAEVAQVGTISANGDALIGEMIANAMQKVGNEGVITVEEAKSLDTEVDIVEGMQFDRGYLSPYFITNADKMIADLEDAYILIHEKKLAGLQAMLPVLEAVVQTGKPLIIVAEDVEGEALATLVVNKLRGGLKVAAVKAPGFGDRRKAMLEDIAILTGGQVISEDLGIKLENVTLAMLGRAKKVLIEKEKTTVVDGAGKKKDIEARIGQIKAQIEETTSDYDREKLQERLAKLAGGVAVIKVGGSTEVEVKEKKDRVDDALNATRAAVLEGIVPGGGIALLRAKVAVAKLKSDNADVQAGINIVLKAIEAPIRQIAENAGVEGSIVVGKVLESKSATFGFNAQTEEYVDMFEAGIVDPMKVVRTALQNAASVSSLLITTGAMIAETPKKDSPAPAMPGGGMGGMDF, via the coding sequence ATGGCTGCCAAGGACGTGAAATTCGGCCAGGACGCGCGCGAGAAGATGCTGCGCGGCGTCGACATCCTCGCTGAGGCCGTGAAGGTCACGCTGGGCCCGAAGGGTCGCAACGTCGTCATCGAGAAGAGCTTCGGCGCCCCGCGCATCACCAAGGACGGCGTCACCGTCGCCAAGGAGATCGAGCTTGCCGACAAGTTCGAGAACATGGGCGCCCAGATGGTCCGTGAGGTCGCCTCCAAGACCAACGACCTCGGCGGCGACGGCACCACCACCGCCACCGTGCTCGCCCAGGCCATCGTGAAGGAAGGCGCCAAGTTCGTTGCCGCCGGCATGAACCCGATGGACCTGAAGCGTGGCGTCGACATCGCCGTGCTCGAGGTCGTGAAGGCCCTCGAGAAGTCGGCCAAGAAGGTGAAGTCCTCGGCCGAGGTTGCCCAGGTCGGCACCATCTCCGCCAACGGCGACGCTCTGATCGGCGAGATGATCGCCAACGCCATGCAGAAGGTCGGCAACGAGGGTGTCATCACCGTCGAGGAAGCCAAGTCGCTGGACACCGAGGTGGACATCGTCGAGGGCATGCAGTTCGACCGCGGCTACCTCTCGCCCTACTTCATCACCAACGCCGACAAGATGATCGCGGATCTCGAGGACGCCTACATCCTCATCCACGAGAAGAAGCTCGCCGGCCTCCAGGCGATGCTCCCGGTCCTCGAGGCCGTGGTGCAGACCGGCAAGCCGCTGATCATCGTCGCCGAGGACGTCGAGGGTGAGGCTCTCGCGACCCTCGTCGTCAACAAGCTGCGTGGCGGCCTCAAGGTTGCCGCCGTGAAGGCTCCGGGCTTCGGCGATCGCCGCAAGGCCATGCTGGAGGACATCGCCATCCTCACCGGTGGCCAGGTCATCTCCGAAGACCTCGGCATCAAGCTGGAGAACGTGACCCTCGCCATGCTCGGCCGCGCCAAGAAGGTGCTGATCGAGAAGGAGAAGACCACGGTCGTCGACGGCGCCGGCAAGAAGAAGGACATCGAGGCCCGCATCGGCCAGATCAAGGCGCAGATCGAGGAGACGACCTCGGACTACGACCGCGAGAAGCTCCAGGAGCGCCTGGCGAAGCTCGCCGGTGGCGTCGCCGTGATCAAGGTCGGCGGCTCGACCGAGGTCGAGGTGAAGGAGAAGAAGGACCGCGTTGATGACGCTCTCAACGCGACCCGCGCTGCCGTCCTCGAGGGCATCGTCCCCGGTGGTGGCATCGCCCTCCTGCGTGCCAAGGTCGCTGTCGCCAAGCTGAAGTCGGACAATGCCGACGTCCAGGCTGGCATCAACATCGTCCTGAAGGCCATCGAGGCTCCGATCCGCCAGATCGCCGAGAACGCCGGTGTCGAGGGCTCGATCGTTGTCGGCAAGGTGCTGGAGAGCAAGTCCGCCACCTTCGGCTTCAACGCCCAGACCGAAGAGTACGTGGACATGTTCGAGGCCGGCATCGTCGACCCGATGAAGGTCGTCCGCACCGCCCTGCAGAACGCCGCTTCGGTGTCCTCGCTGCTCATCACCACCGGTGCCATGATCGCCGAGACCCCGAAGAAGGACTCGCCCGCTCCGGCCATGCCGGGCGGTGGCATGGGCGGCATGGACTTCTGA
- a CDS encoding TRAP transporter substrate-binding protein, translating to MTEGTASAQPKSDRRRFLALAGATAAATVAAPAVSNAQTMTLRFQSTWPQRDIFHEFCNDYAARVNALSGGRLRLEVLASGAVVPAFQLQDAVHAGILDGGHGVTAYWFGKNKAYSLFGTPPAYGWDAHNFLAWMNYGGGYDLYNELLTQITRVNVVGFLTGPMPCQPLGWFKRELTQASDLRGLKYRTVGLAADLFNELGSAVTILAGGEIVPALERGLIDGAEFNNPTSDSILGFPDVSKTYMLQSYHQSAEAFEVIFNKSKFDAMSAEQKAIIKFAAESASSDMYWKALDRYSKDLAALRARGVNVIKTPDSILKAQLEAWDKVVARLSAENPFFKKVIDSQRAWAQRTVGYERINTPSREMSYTHFFGGS from the coding sequence ATGACAGAAGGAACAGCTTCGGCTCAGCCGAAGTCCGATCGCCGTCGCTTTCTTGCCCTCGCCGGCGCCACCGCCGCGGCCACCGTGGCCGCCCCGGCCGTGTCGAACGCGCAGACCATGACCCTGCGCTTCCAGTCGACCTGGCCGCAGCGCGACATCTTCCACGAATTCTGCAACGACTACGCCGCGCGCGTGAACGCCCTGTCCGGCGGCCGCCTGCGCCTTGAGGTGCTCGCCTCCGGCGCCGTCGTTCCCGCCTTCCAGCTGCAGGACGCCGTCCATGCCGGCATCCTCGACGGCGGCCACGGCGTCACCGCCTACTGGTTCGGCAAGAACAAGGCCTATTCGCTGTTCGGCACCCCGCCCGCCTATGGCTGGGACGCCCACAACTTCCTCGCCTGGATGAACTATGGCGGCGGCTACGACCTCTACAACGAGCTGCTGACCCAGATCACCCGCGTCAACGTCGTCGGCTTCCTCACCGGCCCGATGCCCTGCCAGCCGCTCGGCTGGTTCAAGCGCGAGCTGACCCAGGCCAGCGACCTGCGCGGCCTGAAGTACCGCACCGTGGGCCTTGCCGCCGACCTCTTCAACGAGCTCGGCTCCGCCGTCACCATCCTCGCCGGCGGTGAGATCGTCCCGGCGCTGGAGCGCGGCCTGATCGACGGCGCCGAGTTCAACAACCCGACCTCGGACTCGATCCTCGGCTTCCCGGACGTCTCTAAGACCTACATGCTGCAGAGCTATCACCAGTCGGCCGAGGCCTTCGAGGTGATCTTCAACAAGAGCAAGTTCGACGCGATGAGCGCCGAGCAGAAGGCGATCATCAAGTTCGCCGCCGAGTCCGCCTCCTCCGACATGTACTGGAAGGCGCTCGACCGCTACTCCAAGGACCTCGCCGCCCTGCGCGCCCGTGGCGTCAACGTCATCAAGACGCCGGACTCGATCCTCAAGGCGCAGCTCGAGGCCTGGGACAAGGTCGTCGCCCGCCTGTCGGCCGAGAACCCCTTCTTCAAGAAGGTCATCGACAGCCAGCGTGCCTGGGCCCAGCGCACCGTCGGCTACGAGCGGATCAACACGCCGTCGCGTGAGATGTCCTACACGCACTTCTTCGGCGGCTCCTGA
- a CDS encoding TRAP transporter small permease subunit, producing MAPNPLFLSLLLGAYALTIAAILVVMFRRTTKDRLMALLLSVDEVSTFIGKAGAWAIVALTLAICYEVFARYILQSPTSWAFDVSYMLYGVLFLLAGPYALARNGHVRGDFLYREWKPVTQARLDLVLYFVFFFPGILAICYAGFTFANFSWFIFERSANSPNGPYVFPFKSLIPLVGGLMVIQGASEVVRCVLCLRTGEWPQRLHDVEETEKIILEQAEAAKAKGAA from the coding sequence ATGGCGCCAAATCCGCTGTTTCTCTCGCTGCTGCTCGGCGCCTATGCGTTGACCATCGCCGCCATCCTCGTGGTGATGTTCCGCCGCACGACCAAGGACCGCCTGATGGCGCTGCTCCTGTCGGTCGACGAGGTCTCGACCTTCATCGGCAAGGCCGGAGCCTGGGCCATCGTCGCCCTGACGTTGGCCATCTGCTACGAGGTCTTCGCCCGCTACATCCTGCAGTCGCCGACGAGTTGGGCCTTCGACGTGAGCTACATGCTCTACGGCGTGCTCTTCCTGCTGGCCGGCCCCTATGCGCTCGCCCGCAACGGCCATGTGCGCGGTGACTTCCTCTATCGCGAGTGGAAGCCGGTCACCCAGGCGCGGCTCGACCTCGTCCTCTATTTCGTCTTCTTCTTCCCCGGCATCCTCGCGATCTGCTACGCCGGCTTCACCTTCGCGAACTTCTCCTGGTTCATCTTCGAGCGCTCGGCGAACTCGCCGAACGGGCCTTACGTCTTCCCGTTCAAGTCGCTCATTCCGCTGGTCGGCGGGCTCATGGTGATCCAGGGCGCGTCGGAAGTGGTGCGCTGCGTGCTCTGCCTGCGCACCGGCGAGTGGCCGCAGCGCCTCCACGACGTGGAGGAAACCGAGAAGATCATTCTGGAACAGGCCGAGGCGGCCAAGGCAAAGGGAGCCGCCTGA